A genome region from Rhinopithecus roxellana isolate Shanxi Qingling chromosome 10, ASM756505v1, whole genome shotgun sequence includes the following:
- the PUS1 gene encoding tRNA pseudouridine synthase A isoform X2 yields the protein MAGNAEPPPAGSARPQDRRSRSCWAGGVRVWEDGEHPAKKVKSGGDEERRGKLPKRKIVLLMAYSGKGYHGMQRNVGSSQFKTIEDDLVSALVQSGCIPENHGEDMRKMSFQRCARTDKGVSAAGQVVSLKVWLIDDILEKINSHLPSHIRILGLKRVTGGFNSKNRCDARTYCYLLPTFAFAHKDRDVQDETYRLSAETLQQVNRLLACYKGTHNFHNFTSQKGPQEPSARRYILEMYCEEPFVREGLEFAVIRVKGQSFMMHQIRKMIGLAVAIVKGYASESVLERSWGTEKVDVPKAPGLGLVLERVHFERYNQRFGNDGLHEPLDWVQEEGKVAAFKEEHIYPTIISTERDEHSMAQWLSTLPVHNFSATALTAAGTGAKVPSPLEGSEGDGDTD from the exons ATGGCCGGGAACGCGGAGCCACCGCCCGCGGGATCCGCGCGCCCCCAGGATCGGAGGTCCCGCAGTTGCTGGGCCGGGGGTGTCCGCGTCTGGGAGGACGGCGAGCATCCGGCGAAGAAGGTCAAGAGCGGTGGGGACGAGGAGCGGCGCGGGAAGCTGCCCAAGCGCAAGATCGTGCTGCTCATGGCCTACTCGGGCAAGGGCTACCACGGCATGCAG AGGAATGTTGGGTCCTCACAATTCAAAACAATTGAAGATGACTTGGTGTCTGCCCTTGTCCAGTCAGGCTGTATTCCTGAAAATCATGGCGAGGACATGAGGAAAATGTCCTTTCAGCGCTGTGCCCGGACAGACAAG GGCGTGTCCGCAGCCGGCCAGGTGGTATCCCTGAAGGTGTGGCTGATTGACGACATTCTAGAAAAGATCAACAGCCACCTTCCGTCTCACATTCGGATCCTGG GACTGAAGCGGGTCACAGGTGGGTTTAACTCCAAGAACAGATGTGATGCCAGGACCTATTGCTACCTGCTGCCCACGTTTGCCTTTGCGCACAAGGACCGGGATGTGCAGGATGAGACCTACCGTCTGAGCGCCGAGACGCTGCAGCAGGTCAACAGGCTCCTGGCCTGCTACAAGGGCACGCACAACTTCCACAATTTCACCTCACAGAAGGGGCCCCAGGAGCCCAGCGCCCGCCGCTACATCCTGGAGATGTACTGCGAGGAACCCTTTGTGCGGGAGGGCCTGGAGTTCGCAGTGATCAGGGTGAAGGGTCAGAGCTTCATGATGCATCAGATCCGGAAGATGATCGGCCTGGCGGTGGCCATCGTGAAGGGCTATGCCTCTGAGAGTGTGCTGGAGCGCAGCTGGGGCACAGAGAAGGTGGACGTGCCCAAGGCGCCGGGACTTGGCCTGGTCCTGGAGAGGGTGCACTTCGAGAGGTACAACCAGCGCTTTGGCAACGATGGGCTGCATGAGCCGCTGGACTGGGTGCAGGAGGAGGGCAAGGTCGCAGCCTTCAAGGAGGAGCACATCTACCCCACCATCATCAGCACTGAGCGAGATGAGCACTCCATGGCCCAGTGGCTGAGCACCCTGCCTGTCCACAACTTCAGTGCCACCGCTCTCACGGCAGCTGGCACAGGCGCCAAG GTGCCCAGTCCCCTGGAAGGCAGCGAAGGGGATGGAGACACCGACTGA
- the PUS1 gene encoding tRNA pseudouridine synthase A isoform X1 encodes MGLHLRALLGACGRWTLRLGPRPSCSPRMAGNAEPPPAGSARPQDRRSRSCWAGGVRVWEDGEHPAKKVKSGGDEERRGKLPKRKIVLLMAYSGKGYHGMQRNVGSSQFKTIEDDLVSALVQSGCIPENHGEDMRKMSFQRCARTDKGVSAAGQVVSLKVWLIDDILEKINSHLPSHIRILGLKRVTGGFNSKNRCDARTYCYLLPTFAFAHKDRDVQDETYRLSAETLQQVNRLLACYKGTHNFHNFTSQKGPQEPSARRYILEMYCEEPFVREGLEFAVIRVKGQSFMMHQIRKMIGLAVAIVKGYASESVLERSWGTEKVDVPKAPGLGLVLERVHFERYNQRFGNDGLHEPLDWVQEEGKVAAFKEEHIYPTIISTERDEHSMAQWLSTLPVHNFSATALTAAGTGAKVPSPLEGSEGDGDTD; translated from the exons ATGGGCCTCCATCTTCGCGCGCTGTTGGGAGCCTGCGGACGGTGGACCCTGCGCCTGGGACCGCGTCCGTCCTG CTCGCCGCGCATGGCCGGGAACGCGGAGCCACCGCCCGCGGGATCCGCGCGCCCCCAGGATCGGAGGTCCCGCAGTTGCTGGGCCGGGGGTGTCCGCGTCTGGGAGGACGGCGAGCATCCGGCGAAGAAGGTCAAGAGCGGTGGGGACGAGGAGCGGCGCGGGAAGCTGCCCAAGCGCAAGATCGTGCTGCTCATGGCCTACTCGGGCAAGGGCTACCACGGCATGCAG AGGAATGTTGGGTCCTCACAATTCAAAACAATTGAAGATGACTTGGTGTCTGCCCTTGTCCAGTCAGGCTGTATTCCTGAAAATCATGGCGAGGACATGAGGAAAATGTCCTTTCAGCGCTGTGCCCGGACAGACAAG GGCGTGTCCGCAGCCGGCCAGGTGGTATCCCTGAAGGTGTGGCTGATTGACGACATTCTAGAAAAGATCAACAGCCACCTTCCGTCTCACATTCGGATCCTGG GACTGAAGCGGGTCACAGGTGGGTTTAACTCCAAGAACAGATGTGATGCCAGGACCTATTGCTACCTGCTGCCCACGTTTGCCTTTGCGCACAAGGACCGGGATGTGCAGGATGAGACCTACCGTCTGAGCGCCGAGACGCTGCAGCAGGTCAACAGGCTCCTGGCCTGCTACAAGGGCACGCACAACTTCCACAATTTCACCTCACAGAAGGGGCCCCAGGAGCCCAGCGCCCGCCGCTACATCCTGGAGATGTACTGCGAGGAACCCTTTGTGCGGGAGGGCCTGGAGTTCGCAGTGATCAGGGTGAAGGGTCAGAGCTTCATGATGCATCAGATCCGGAAGATGATCGGCCTGGCGGTGGCCATCGTGAAGGGCTATGCCTCTGAGAGTGTGCTGGAGCGCAGCTGGGGCACAGAGAAGGTGGACGTGCCCAAGGCGCCGGGACTTGGCCTGGTCCTGGAGAGGGTGCACTTCGAGAGGTACAACCAGCGCTTTGGCAACGATGGGCTGCATGAGCCGCTGGACTGGGTGCAGGAGGAGGGCAAGGTCGCAGCCTTCAAGGAGGAGCACATCTACCCCACCATCATCAGCACTGAGCGAGATGAGCACTCCATGGCCCAGTGGCTGAGCACCCTGCCTGTCCACAACTTCAGTGCCACCGCTCTCACGGCAGCTGGCACAGGCGCCAAG GTGCCCAGTCCCCTGGAAGGCAGCGAAGGGGATGGAGACACCGACTGA